The sequence below is a genomic window from Deinococcus terrestris.
GAGCAGGACCTGGGGGGCCGCCCCGCCCGCGCCCGCGACGTGCAGTCGGCCCTGCGCGGCACCGGGCTGGGACCGGGGGGCCTCGCCGTGATCGGGCAGGGCGAGGTCAGCGGCGTCGTGCAGGCCGAGGGGCGCACCCTGCTTGGCTACGTGCAGGAGGCCGCCGGGCTGTCCCGCGCCGTGAGTGCCCGGCTGGACGCGGCGGCCCGGCTGCGCGAGGCCGGGGAGCATCTGGACCGATTGCGGCTGGTGCAGGGCGAACGGGCGGCGGCGGTGGAACGGCTCGCGCAGGCTGCTCAGGATGCCCGGATCCACCGGAGCCTCAGCGCTCGCGTCCTGACCCTGGAGGACGCCCTGCGCCGTGAACGTCAACTCGCCCTTGCCCGCGAGATTGCGGCAGCGCGGCAGGAGGCGGACACGCTGGAGGCCCGCTCCGCCGCCCTCGCCGGGGAGGTCGCGCGGGGAGCCGAACGGGTCGAAGCCGCCCGCGACGCTGCCCATGCCGCCCGCGCCCGTGCCGAGGCCTTCGCCGGGGCACTGGACGCGCTGCGGGCCGCCCGCGACGCGCACGCCCAGGCCGAGCGCTACGCCGCTCACCTGGGCACCGAGGCCGGGCGGCTGGAGGCCGAACTCGCCGCCCTGCCCGCTCAGGCCCCCGCCGAGCCTGCCCCCGACCTCCCCTCCCTGGAAGCCGAGGTCGCCGCCGCCCGCACCCGCGTCGAGGCCGCCGAGCGCCGCGCCCGCACCCTGGAAGCCGAGCTGACCCGCGCCCAGGCCCAGGCCGCCCGCACCGCCGAAGCCGCCGCCCGCCTCGACGCCAGCCGCGAGACGCTGACCGCCGAGCTGGAGCGGGCCGAGGGCAATCTGGACTCGGCCCTGGAGTCGCTGGCCGCTGCCCAGCACCGCCTGACCGCATTGACCGCCGCCCGCGACGAGGCCGAGGCCGCTTACGCCGCCCAGGCCGCCGGAGTCGCGCAGGCCCAGGCCCACGCCCGCTACCTGGAGGGCGAACTCGCCCGCCTGAATGCCGGACTCGCCCCCCTGCGCCGCGAGCGCGAGCGATTGGAAGCGGCCCTCAACTCCTACGCCCGCTACGGCGAGGGCGCCCGCAACGCCCTGCGCCTGGACCATCCCGGCATCGTGGGGTCAGTGGCCGACCTCCTGACCGTACCCGCCGAGTACGAGACGGCCGTGACCGCCGCGCTGGGCCGCCGCCTGGAGCAGATCGTCGTTCACTCCGGCGAGGATGCCCGCACCATCATTGAAGAACTCAAGCGGACGGGGGGCCGCGCGACCTTCCTGCCGCTGGACCTGATCCGGCCCCGACCCCGGCGCGATGGGGGGCTGCTGCGTGAGGCAGGCGTGGTCGGTAACCTCGCGGACCTGTGCCCGACCGACCCGCCCCTGGTGGGCGAGGCGATTCTGGCCGACACGCTGATCGTGGAAGATCTGCGGGCCGCCAACCGCCTCGCCCGTGCGTATCCGAACCGCCCCCGCCTCGTGACCCTGGAGGGTGAGTTGCTGGAAGCCGGGGGCGCGATCACGGGCGGGCGCCTGCGCGACAGCGGGAGCAGCGTGCTGGCCGACCAGCGCCGCTTTCAGGAGCTGGATGCCGAGCTGGAGGACGCCGAGGGGCGCGCCGCCCGCCTGCGGACCGAACTGGAACGGGTGCAGGCCGGGCTCTCTGGAACCGGGACCGGCCCCTCTCCCCTTCAACTCACCCGCGACGCTGCCGTCCGCGAGGCCCGTGACGCCGAGCGCCGCGTCACCGAACTGGAGGCCCAGGCCCGCAGCCTGACCGCCCACCGCGACCGCCTGAGCGAGCGGCTGGAGGCGTCGGCCCCATCTGCTGCCTCCCAGCCCACCGATCCGCCTGCCGATCCCACCGCGCTAGAGGCCGAGTTGCTCGCCGCCCGCCGCGCCGCCGAGGAGGGCCGTGCCGGGGAGCGCACGGCGCTGGAGGTGCTGGCCCTGGCCCGCGAACTGGACGCCGCGTGGCGGGCCTACCGCAGCGCCCACGCCCGTGCCGCCGACCTGCGGGAGCGCCTGAGTGCCAACGCCGCCGCCCGGCACACCCAGGGGACGCACCTCGCCGGAGCCGCCGCCGAGGTCGCCCGCCGCGAGGCCGCCCTGGGGACCCTGGACGAGCATGAACTCGCCCGCGCCGAGGCCGGGCGGGAGGCCGCGATCCAGGCTTACACCTCCCTGATTGGGGAGCAGAACAAGGTTCGCGCCCGGTTGGAAGACCTGCGCCTGCTCGTCGCCCGGCGCGAGGGCAGCCTGGAACCCCTGCCCGACGGGTGCAGTCCCCCCGGCACCCCCCGTGAGTGGACCGCCGAACTGACCCGCGTGCGCGGCGAGCTGGAGCGCCTCGGCCCGGTGAACGCCCGCGCAGAGGCCGACCACGCCGCCGAGTTCGCAGAGTTAGAGCGACTCTCCGCCGAACTCGGGGACGCCGAGGCCGCCGCCGCCGAGTTACAGGCCCACCTGACCGGGCTGGAAGGGGCCGAGGAACAGGCCACCCGCGCGGCCTTCGGGCGGGTCAACACCGCCTTCCGCGAATACTCCACCGAACTGCTGGGCGGCCAGGGTGAACTGGAGATGGAGGAGGACGCGGCGGGGCGCCTGACCGGACTCCGCCTCGCTGTGCAGCCGAAGGGCAAGCGCACCCGCTCCATGACCCTCCTCAGCGCGGGCGAGCGCACGATGGCGGGGCTGGGGTTTCTCTTCGCGCTGAATCATGCGGGCGGTGAAGGCGGGGCGGGCGGCCTGCCCCTCGCTGTGCTAGACGAGGTGGACGCGCCGCTGGATGAGGCGAACATCCGCCGCTTCACGGCCTTTCTGGAACGCTTCTCGGCGCGGGGTGCCCAGTTCCTGCTCGTCACCCACCAGAAGGCCACGATGGAAGTCGCCCACGCGCTATGGGGCGTGACCACCGATGCGTCGGGGGCCAGCCGCGTCCTGAGCATCCGCCAGGGGGACGAGGCGCCCGCGCGGTCCTCGGCGGTTTGACGGGGGTGCGGGTAGGCCAGTCGCCGGATACCCTTTCTCCCCGCTCCACGCCATTCTTCTCGCCATGACCGAGCAGACGCCCCCCGAAGTGCTCGCGGGCATCCTGGCCCGCTGGCAGCGGCGGGAGTATGCCGAACTCGCCCGCTGGCTGCCCGCCTCTGGTGTCCGGCCCGACCCGTGGCGCACGCCGACGGGCCGGGAGGTGAAGGCCGCCCGATTGC
It includes:
- a CDS encoding AAA family ATPase, with the protein product MLRSITLHGFKSFADRTRLEFGPGVSAVIGPNGSGKSNVVEAIRWATHGARARELRAGRGTELIFHGSGGKAPLGLAEVELELQTPEGRVNLGRRVYRDGTAEQDLGGRPARARDVQSALRGTGLGPGGLAVIGQGEVSGVVQAEGRTLLGYVQEAAGLSRAVSARLDAAARLREAGEHLDRLRLVQGERAAAVERLAQAAQDARIHRSLSARVLTLEDALRRERQLALAREIAAARQEADTLEARSAALAGEVARGAERVEAARDAAHAARARAEAFAGALDALRAARDAHAQAERYAAHLGTEAGRLEAELAALPAQAPAEPAPDLPSLEAEVAAARTRVEAAERRARTLEAELTRAQAQAARTAEAAARLDASRETLTAELERAEGNLDSALESLAAAQHRLTALTAARDEAEAAYAAQAAGVAQAQAHARYLEGELARLNAGLAPLRRERERLEAALNSYARYGEGARNALRLDHPGIVGSVADLLTVPAEYETAVTAALGRRLEQIVVHSGEDARTIIEELKRTGGRATFLPLDLIRPRPRRDGGLLREAGVVGNLADLCPTDPPLVGEAILADTLIVEDLRAANRLARAYPNRPRLVTLEGELLEAGGAITGGRLRDSGSSVLADQRRFQELDAELEDAEGRAARLRTELERVQAGLSGTGTGPSPLQLTRDAAVREARDAERRVTELEAQARSLTAHRDRLSERLEASAPSAASQPTDPPADPTALEAELLAARRAAEEGRAGERTALEVLALARELDAAWRAYRSAHARAADLRERLSANAAARHTQGTHLAGAAAEVARREAALGTLDEHELARAEAGREAAIQAYTSLIGEQNKVRARLEDLRLLVARREGSLEPLPDGCSPPGTPREWTAELTRVRGELERLGPVNARAEADHAAEFAELERLSAELGDAEAAAAELQAHLTGLEGAEEQATRAAFGRVNTAFREYSTELLGGQGELEMEEDAAGRLTGLRLAVQPKGKRTRSMTLLSAGERTMAGLGFLFALNHAGGEGGAGGLPLAVLDEVDAPLDEANIRRFTAFLERFSARGAQFLLVTHQKATMEVAHALWGVTTDASGASRVLSIRQGDEAPARSSAV